One window from the genome of Thalassospira xiamenensis M-5 = DSM 17429 encodes:
- the flgK gene encoding flagellar hook-associated protein FlgK, whose amino-acid sequence MSLTSALNSAVSGLNTAQARIAVTSSNISNVNTIGYSRKISQQETITLNGTGAGSTVSSISRNIDEGLMKTLRAEMADAGRTEVRLNFYQSLQQMFGSPESNSAISQRISELANAMDQVATSPEQNAPKIEVVEAAEQVVKSFATMSDRLQSLRAEADDQIGADVRRANQLLSEIGQLNSSIVQLKNLGQATADLLDKRDNALTELSKIMNINSFTRGDGSIVVMTGTGNRVLLDRNVEQLTFNETSSFSAGYGGDGLSLNGEDITDELKSGTLRALFDMRDTELPEMQDQINELAQNLRNELNAIHNKGTAFPPPANLSGTRLVNLGDTISAAGPSNTVRIAALNADGSLAAGASYLDLDLAGLTPPTVNEIINQINSAPGLAGRVQARLEPSPSGKLIIEGIGENKVAINEMDSAIDVNGIETRGFSHYFGLNDFFASDETGATLYSSPVSNPDAALSVVGTLTINGINVPYTTSDSMADLAATINAIPGLSATVMEDGSRGRLKITSDSGANISYSDTGSLVSKLGLSENSPSTALGLTVNSSISDDPGRIIRGTMNASSYASSTGQATGTDAITGLTGGDLVLRGEFGSTTAVTLTYPAGASLDDIANLINNNATLTAANVTAEVRFDSGVGGYVLMINDSNKDSLGLEDAGGGNLITAINLDITTGLSSGDNSAALAMADLFDSDGIDFDAAGGLPNQKTSFTGYAAYLISTNSAKASTAKSQADFSATQTADLNNRLQNIAGVNLDEEMSDLIILQRAYSASAKVFTTVDELFDSLMNVI is encoded by the coding sequence ATGTCGTTGACCTCTGCACTGAACAGCGCTGTTTCTGGTTTGAATACCGCACAAGCGCGCATTGCTGTGACGTCATCAAATATCTCGAACGTAAATACCATCGGCTATTCGAGAAAGATTTCCCAGCAGGAAACTATCACCCTTAACGGAACTGGCGCGGGCTCGACTGTCTCAAGCATATCGCGGAACATCGACGAGGGCTTGATGAAAACCCTGCGCGCCGAAATGGCTGACGCAGGGCGCACGGAAGTTCGTCTCAATTTTTATCAGAGCCTGCAGCAAATGTTTGGCTCACCTGAGTCTAACTCCGCGATTAGCCAGCGCATAAGCGAACTTGCTAACGCGATGGATCAAGTCGCAACCTCTCCCGAACAGAATGCCCCAAAAATCGAGGTTGTCGAGGCGGCCGAACAAGTTGTGAAATCGTTCGCGACAATGTCTGACCGGTTACAAAGTCTGCGTGCTGAAGCTGACGACCAAATCGGTGCAGACGTTCGTCGTGCCAATCAGCTTTTGTCCGAAATCGGCCAGCTAAACAGCTCTATTGTACAACTGAAAAATCTGGGACAGGCAACTGCCGACTTGCTCGATAAACGAGACAACGCGCTGACCGAGCTGTCCAAAATTATGAATATCAACTCATTTACACGTGGTGACGGTTCAATCGTTGTCATGACGGGCACCGGTAATCGTGTGCTGCTTGACCGTAATGTTGAACAGCTGACCTTTAATGAAACGTCGAGCTTTTCGGCAGGCTACGGTGGTGACGGATTGTCGCTGAATGGTGAAGACATCACTGACGAACTCAAATCCGGCACACTACGCGCCCTATTTGATATGCGTGATACAGAGCTGCCGGAAATGCAGGATCAGATAAATGAACTTGCTCAGAACCTGCGTAACGAACTTAATGCAATTCATAATAAAGGCACAGCATTTCCGCCCCCCGCAAACCTCAGCGGAACGCGTCTTGTCAACCTGGGCGATACAATATCGGCTGCCGGCCCAAGCAACACTGTTCGTATTGCGGCCCTGAATGCCGACGGCTCGCTCGCGGCCGGGGCCAGCTATCTTGACCTTGACCTTGCCGGGCTGACACCGCCAACGGTTAATGAAATCATCAATCAGATCAACAGTGCACCGGGTCTCGCGGGACGAGTTCAAGCGCGCCTGGAACCCTCGCCGAGCGGAAAACTCATAATCGAAGGCATCGGTGAAAATAAAGTCGCGATCAACGAAATGGATAGCGCGATTGACGTAAATGGCATCGAAACCAGAGGCTTCTCACACTACTTTGGGCTGAATGATTTCTTTGCCAGCGACGAAACCGGCGCAACCCTCTATTCATCCCCTGTAAGCAACCCCGATGCAGCGCTTTCTGTAGTTGGAACATTGACGATTAACGGGATCAATGTTCCCTACACCACTTCAGACAGCATGGCCGATTTGGCGGCGACGATTAACGCTATTCCGGGCCTGTCGGCAACCGTCATGGAAGATGGAAGCAGAGGTCGACTGAAAATCACCTCCGATAGTGGCGCCAACATCTCTTATTCCGACACAGGAAGTCTCGTATCCAAACTCGGACTTTCAGAAAACTCACCGTCAACAGCGCTGGGTTTGACCGTAAATAGCTCGATCTCCGACGATCCGGGACGAATTATTCGCGGAACGATGAACGCTTCAAGCTATGCGTCCTCAACAGGACAAGCAACAGGCACGGATGCAATTACCGGTCTCACCGGCGGAGACTTGGTCCTTCGCGGCGAGTTCGGCTCAACAACTGCCGTGACCTTGACTTATCCGGCTGGCGCGTCGCTGGACGACATTGCAAATTTGATCAACAACAATGCAACGCTAACTGCTGCGAATGTGACAGCAGAAGTTCGCTTTGATAGCGGTGTTGGCGGCTATGTCTTGATGATCAATGATTCAAACAAAGATTCTCTGGGACTAGAAGATGCCGGAGGCGGCAACCTGATCACCGCCATCAACCTCGATATCACAACAGGGCTGAGTTCCGGTGACAATAGCGCGGCACTCGCAATGGCAGACCTGTTTGACTCTGATGGTATCGATTTTGATGCAGCAGGTGGACTGCCAAACCAGAAAACCAGCTTTACCGGCTATGCGGCCTATTTGATTTCGACAAATTCCGCCAAAGCATCAACAGCCAAAAGTCAGGCAGATTTTAGCGCGACTCAAACTGCCGACCTCAATAACAGGCTGCAAAATATTGCTGGGGTAAACCTGGATGAAGAAATGTCAGACTTGATCATTTTGCAGCGCGCATACTCGGCTTCGGCAAAAGTTTTCACAACGGTTGACGAGTTGTTCGACAGCCTCATGAACGTCATTTAA
- the dksA gene encoding RNA polymerase-binding protein DksA yields the protein MTITLPPDYRPAEDEEFMNPRQREYFRQKLLAWRAELLQESSETLASLQDGGGLQEPDLTDRASAETDRALELRTRDRARKLISKIDAALRRIEDGSYGYCEETDEPISLKRLEARPIATLSIEAQERHERMERTRRDD from the coding sequence ATGACTATCACGCTACCACCAGACTATCGTCCCGCTGAGGACGAAGAGTTCATGAACCCGCGCCAGCGGGAATATTTCCGGCAGAAGCTTTTGGCCTGGCGGGCTGAACTGCTGCAAGAATCTTCGGAAACATTAGCGAGCCTGCAGGATGGCGGGGGACTTCAGGAACCGGATTTGACCGATCGTGCATCGGCCGAAACAGACCGGGCCTTGGAACTCCGCACTCGTGACAGGGCGCGTAAGCTGATTTCAAAAATTGATGCTGCTTTGCGTCGAATTGAAGACGGATCATATGGTTACTGCGAAGAAACCGACGAGCCGATCAGCCTTAAAAGACTTGAAGCTCGTCCGATTGCGACCCTGAGCATCGAAGCCCAGGAACGCCATGAACGGATGGAGCGCACTCGCCGCGACGACTGA
- the flgH gene encoding flagellar basal body L-ring protein FlgH, with translation MPVNHMQISMRRLAIVTGLIGATALLSGCNAMKRLSEVGEAPRLSAIDNPTQSETYRPVSLPMPAPQIAESNPNSLWRSGARSFFKDQRANQVGDILTVVVDMQDSAALANTTARSRTNSEDLAVPNLFGLESELTKVLPETINPSSMFDMDSATSNRGSGTLDRNEAIDLRVAAIVIQVLPNGNYVIHGRQEIRVNSEVREVQIAGVIRAADISSSNEVEYDKIAEARISYGGRGTISDVQQPRYGSEIMDVILPF, from the coding sequence ATGCCTGTTAATCACATGCAGATTTCAATGCGCCGTTTGGCAATTGTAACCGGCCTGATCGGTGCCACGGCACTGCTTTCAGGCTGCAACGCGATGAAACGCCTTTCCGAAGTCGGCGAGGCACCGAGGCTCTCGGCAATCGACAATCCCACGCAGTCAGAAACCTATCGACCAGTAAGCTTGCCAATGCCTGCACCGCAGATCGCAGAAAGCAATCCGAACTCGCTATGGCGTTCCGGTGCACGTTCGTTCTTCAAGGACCAGCGCGCCAATCAGGTTGGTGACATTCTGACGGTTGTTGTCGATATGCAGGACAGTGCGGCACTGGCCAACACCACCGCACGTTCCCGCACCAATAGCGAGGATCTGGCGGTGCCAAACCTTTTTGGCCTCGAGTCCGAACTCACCAAAGTACTGCCCGAAACGATCAACCCGTCATCGATGTTCGATATGGACAGCGCGACGTCCAACAGAGGCAGTGGCACGCTTGACCGTAACGAAGCGATTGACCTGCGCGTGGCAGCCATCGTCATTCAGGTCCTTCCGAACGGAAATTATGTCATTCATGGTCGTCAGGAAATCAGGGTAAACAGCGAAGTCCGTGAAGTTCAGATCGCGGGCGTCATACGTGCCGCGGACATCAGTTCGTCCAACGAAGTCGAATATGACAAAATCGCGGAAGCCCGTATTTCCTATGGTGGTCGCGGTACGATTTCAGATGTACAGCAGCCGCGTTACGGCAGCGAAATCATGGATGTCATTCTACCGTTCTGA
- a CDS encoding flagellin, with product MGLGVISNYAANVAHRNLVASDASATNSLAKLSSGKRVMNARDDAASMAIGARLNAEVGALKTATTNASQAGALLQVMDGGMNTINDILVRMKQLSVQAGSDNLGATERGYINNEATALAAEIDRIATDTEFNGVKVLNSATGLNFKIGSGAVAAEDDLTFTTSDNTLATLTGGGATTMATKADADTASASIDTAINTLQTNRAAVGVNQNRLEFAAQNLRTISENSENARSVLVDLDVASEMAAFSSKQVLMQSGIAMLGQANQMPQNLMRLLQ from the coding sequence ATGGGTCTTGGTGTTATTTCCAACTATGCCGCAAACGTCGCTCACCGCAACCTTGTTGCGTCTGACGCTTCGGCAACAAACTCACTTGCAAAACTGTCATCCGGTAAACGCGTAATGAATGCGCGTGACGATGCGGCCTCTATGGCCATCGGCGCACGTTTGAACGCAGAAGTCGGCGCATTGAAAACCGCCACCACCAACGCAAGCCAGGCAGGCGCCCTGCTTCAGGTGATGGATGGTGGTATGAACACCATCAACGACATTCTTGTTCGCATGAAACAGCTTTCCGTTCAGGCGGGTTCGGACAACCTCGGCGCAACTGAACGCGGTTACATCAATAACGAGGCAACAGCGCTCGCCGCCGAGATCGACCGTATTGCTACCGATACAGAGTTCAACGGCGTCAAAGTTTTGAACTCGGCAACAGGTCTGAATTTCAAAATCGGCAGTGGTGCAGTTGCAGCAGAAGATGACCTGACCTTCACAACGTCAGACAACACGCTTGCGACACTCACAGGTGGTGGGGCAACAACAATGGCCACCAAGGCTGATGCCGACACGGCAAGCGCATCCATTGATACTGCCATCAATACGTTGCAAACCAACCGCGCAGCCGTCGGTGTGAACCAGAACCGCTTGGAGTTCGCAGCTCAAAACCTGCGTACAATTTCTGAAAACAGTGAAAACGCCCGGTCGGTTCTGGTCGATCTGGATGTTGCTTCTGAAATGGCAGCGTTCTCGTCGAAACAGGTATTGATGCAGTCGGGCATTGCGATGCTCGGTCAGGCAAACCAGATGCCTCAGAACCTTATGCGTCTGCTCCAGTAA
- a CDS encoding flagellar assembly protein FliX, with protein MKVSGSKATGTNSTTRKKTSGGGGAGGFADAIRSLDSAGGASGAGGVHSAGTVSALDALLALQQSGDALDSPKKHAVLRAESLLEQLEGVRDALLSGTLPASRLRQLVGLLDQQRENISDPALSSVLDEIDLRAQVELAKLEVSGLA; from the coding sequence ATGAAGGTCAGCGGATCCAAAGCGACAGGCACGAATAGCACGACACGCAAGAAAACATCCGGCGGTGGCGGTGCGGGCGGTTTTGCTGATGCAATTCGTTCACTCGATTCCGCAGGCGGAGCAAGCGGGGCAGGTGGTGTGCATAGTGCGGGAACGGTCAGTGCGCTTGATGCATTGCTGGCGTTACAGCAAAGTGGTGATGCACTTGATTCCCCGAAAAAGCACGCCGTCCTGCGGGCCGAAAGCTTGCTTGAGCAGCTTGAAGGTGTGCGGGATGCTCTGTTGAGCGGGACTTTGCCTGCCAGCCGACTGCGCCAGCTTGTCGGGCTGTTGGATCAGCAGCGCGAAAATATCTCCGATCCAGCCCTTTCTTCTGTGCTGGACGAGATTGATCTGCGGGCACAGGTCGAGCTTGCAAAGCTTGAAGTTTCGGGTCTGGCCTGA
- a CDS encoding flagellar basal body P-ring protein FlgI: MIKGLGKYALKAAVLGMIALTQVVPANAQSRIKDIADFEGVRDNMLVGYGLVVGLNGTGDDLGDADFTRQSLVAMLERLGINVRSQIDDIDSDNIAAVMVTATLPPFSRQGSRLDVSISAIGTAESLQGGTLLVTPMVGADGEVYAVAQGNLAVGGFSAGGNAQTVVKGVPTSARIANGGIVEREIDFNLNSMQNMSVVLRNPDFTTASRIAEAVNAYLGEIAARPSDPGTVRINIPERYNQNVVALLTDIEQLRVEPDQIARVVIDENTGTIVMGENVRINRVAIAQGNLTIRVTETPQVSQPSPFSQTGTTETVDRTNIEVDEGEDNQLGVLESGVSLQELVNGLNSLGVGPRDMITILQAIKTSGALQAEIEVM, translated from the coding sequence ATGATCAAAGGTCTAGGCAAATATGCATTAAAGGCAGCAGTGCTCGGCATGATCGCCCTGACGCAGGTTGTCCCGGCAAACGCCCAGTCGCGCATCAAGGATATCGCCGACTTTGAAGGCGTACGTGACAACATGCTGGTAGGTTACGGCCTGGTTGTCGGTTTGAACGGCACGGGTGACGATCTTGGTGATGCCGACTTTACCCGCCAAAGCCTTGTGGCCATGCTTGAACGGCTCGGCATCAACGTGCGCAGCCAGATCGATGACATTGATTCCGACAATATCGCAGCCGTGATGGTCACCGCCACCCTACCGCCTTTCTCGCGTCAGGGGTCGCGCCTTGATGTCTCCATCAGCGCAATCGGCACTGCCGAAAGCCTTCAGGGCGGGACCCTTCTGGTTACTCCCATGGTCGGTGCTGATGGTGAAGTTTACGCCGTTGCCCAGGGCAACCTTGCAGTCGGCGGGTTCTCTGCTGGCGGCAATGCTCAAACCGTGGTCAAGGGTGTTCCGACTTCCGCGCGTATCGCCAATGGCGGTATCGTTGAACGCGAAATCGATTTCAATCTCAATTCCATGCAGAACATGTCGGTTGTCTTGCGCAACCCGGACTTCACCACAGCCAGCCGCATTGCCGAAGCCGTCAATGCCTATCTTGGAGAAATCGCCGCGCGCCCAAGCGACCCCGGCACCGTTCGCATCAACATTCCGGAACGCTACAATCAGAATGTCGTGGCTTTATTGACGGACATCGAACAGCTTCGCGTTGAACCTGATCAGATCGCACGTGTCGTCATTGATGAAAACACCGGCACGATCGTGATGGGCGAAAATGTTCGCATCAACCGCGTGGCTATCGCGCAGGGCAACCTGACCATCCGCGTAACTGAAACTCCGCAAGTTTCTCAGCCTTCCCCATTCTCGCAAACCGGCACGACTGAAACCGTCGACCGAACCAATATCGAAGTGGATGAAGGCGAGGATAACCAGCTTGGCGTGCTTGAAAGCGGTGTCAGCCTGCAGGAACTGGTTAATGGCCTGAACAGCCTTGGCGTCGGACCGCGCGACATGATCACCATCCTTCAGGCGATCAAAACGTCCGGCGCACTTCAAGCCGAAATCGAGGTGATGTGA
- the flgA gene encoding flagellar basal body P-ring formation chaperone FlgA: MQKIFLVLALLLPVLLSNPVPSHAQSSSSSQELDTNILLRPDAVVEGQYVTLGDIFSGIDVEQADIPVSHSPQPGRQTVLDYRWLYGIAQRNKIAWRPRTTADQIVITRASQTISIDEISEAIKDALVDHGIKPPFTVDLSGETFQIHLPVDVPAEVEITGLDVNQRTNRFIASVTTGTQTAQRRTYRMSGRYFPLAQVPVVIEPVRRGEIVRPDQVEYRNVRSERLPAGAIRDINDVIGKEALRPIKSDEPLMFRDFSNPILVRRGALVTIRLFTANMSLTARGKALEDGAKGAIIRVMNMTSNKTIQVEVVAENEVRALPAMSQ; this comes from the coding sequence ATGCAGAAAATATTCCTTGTCCTTGCCCTTTTGCTTCCGGTGCTGCTGAGCAACCCGGTACCGTCTCACGCGCAATCGTCGTCCAGCTCCCAAGAACTGGATACCAATATCCTGTTGCGCCCTGATGCGGTTGTCGAAGGGCAATATGTGACATTGGGAGACATTTTCAGCGGCATAGACGTTGAACAGGCTGATATTCCGGTTTCCCATTCCCCGCAGCCCGGGCGGCAAACCGTTCTTGATTACCGCTGGCTTTATGGCATCGCGCAGCGAAACAAAATTGCATGGCGCCCCCGAACGACGGCGGACCAGATCGTCATCACCCGCGCAAGCCAGACAATTTCCATCGACGAAATTTCCGAAGCGATCAAAGATGCGCTTGTCGACCATGGAATAAAGCCGCCCTTTACTGTCGACCTTTCCGGCGAGACATTTCAAATCCATCTGCCTGTCGATGTACCGGCCGAAGTCGAGATCACAGGTCTTGACGTCAACCAACGGACAAACCGGTTCATTGCCAGTGTCACCACCGGCACGCAAACAGCCCAGCGCCGCACTTACCGCATGAGCGGCAGATATTTCCCCCTGGCACAGGTTCCCGTCGTGATCGAACCCGTCCGGCGTGGCGAGATCGTGCGCCCGGATCAAGTTGAATACCGAAATGTCCGCTCGGAACGTCTTCCAGCGGGCGCCATTCGCGACATCAACGATGTTATCGGCAAAGAAGCTTTGCGCCCGATCAAATCAGACGAACCCCTGATGTTCCGCGACTTTTCCAATCCGATCCTTGTTCGGCGCGGCGCACTGGTTACGATCCGATTGTTCACCGCCAACATGTCGCTAACCGCGCGCGGCAAAGCGCTTGAAGACGGGGCAAAAGGCGCGATCATTCGCGTCATGAACATGACCAGCAACAAAACCATCCAAGTGGAAGTTGTTGCCGAGAACGAAGTTCGCGCTTTGCCCGCAATGTCGCAATAG
- the fliW gene encoding flagellar assembly protein FliW codes for MAASQPLDEQANSVELNTRFGQLTLDRSKAISMNAKMLGFSDSSHFGLIDIPGNAQLPYKLWQSYDNENVSFIVYPYMTGNEIVDFQEIQDAAIQHGVTPEDVAAVFVVKIDKHEDGKLSLSVNLQAPIIIDTAKQTAWQHVFPHNKYPVDFAL; via the coding sequence ATGGCCGCAAGCCAGCCGCTCGATGAGCAGGCCAACAGCGTCGAATTGAATACGCGGTTTGGACAGCTGACGCTTGACCGAAGCAAGGCTATCAGCATGAACGCGAAAATGCTGGGCTTTTCGGACAGCAGTCATTTTGGTTTGATTGATATTCCCGGAAATGCCCAGTTGCCATACAAACTTTGGCAGAGCTACGACAACGAAAACGTTTCATTCATCGTCTATCCCTACATGACGGGCAACGAAATTGTTGATTTTCAGGAAATTCAGGACGCGGCAATCCAGCACGGGGTAACACCAGAAGACGTGGCTGCTGTATTTGTTGTCAAAATTGACAAACACGAAGATGGAAAACTGTCTTTAAGTGTTAACCTGCAAGCGCCCATCATCATAGATACTGCCAAACAAACCGCGTGGCAGCATGTCTTTCCGCACAACAAGTATCCGGTTGATTTTGCTCTTTAA
- a CDS encoding flagellin, protein MGLGVVSNYAANVAHRNLVASDASATNSLSKLSSGKRVMNARDDAASMAIGARLNAEVGALKVATTNASQAGALLQVMDGGMNTINDILVRMKQLAVQAGSENLGATERGYINNEATALGNEINRIAADTEFNGVNVLNSATALAFKIGSGATAAEDDLSFTTSDNTLATLTGGGATAMGTKAAADIASASIDTAINNLQTNRAAVGVNQNRLEFAAQNLRTISENSENARSVLIDLDVASEMASFSSKQVLMQSGIAMLGQANQMPQNLLRLLQ, encoded by the coding sequence ATGGGTCTTGGTGTTGTTTCCAACTATGCCGCAAACGTCGCTCACCGTAACCTTGTTGCGTCTGACGCATCGGCAACCAATTCTCTTTCCAAACTGTCATCCGGTAAGCGCGTGATGAATGCGCGTGACGATGCTGCCTCCATGGCCATCGGCGCACGTTTGAACGCGGAAGTCGGTGCCTTGAAAGTTGCCACCACCAACGCCAGCCAGGCAGGTGCTCTGCTGCAGGTCATGGACGGTGGTATGAACACCATCAATGACATCCTCGTTCGCATGAAACAGCTTGCAGTGCAGGCGGGTTCAGAAAACTTGGGAGCCACTGAGCGTGGTTATATCAACAACGAAGCAACGGCCCTCGGAAACGAGATCAACCGTATTGCCGCCGACACCGAGTTCAACGGTGTTAACGTCCTCAACTCTGCAACCGCCCTTGCCTTCAAAATTGGTAGCGGTGCCACTGCAGCCGAGGATGACCTCTCCTTCACGACTTCTGACAACACTCTCGCGACTCTCACGGGCGGCGGTGCCACCGCAATGGGAACAAAGGCTGCTGCAGATATCGCAAGCGCGTCCATTGACACAGCCATCAATAACCTGCAGACCAACCGTGCAGCCGTCGGTGTGAACCAGAACCGCTTGGAGTTCGCGGCACAGAACCTGCGCACCATTTCTGAAAACAGCGAAAACGCCCGGTCAGTGCTTATCGACCTTGACGTCGCCTCTGAAATGGCGTCCTTCTCTTCGAAACAGGTCCTGATGCAGTCGGGTATCGCGATGCTTGGTCAGGCTAACCAGATGCCGCAGAACCTTCTGCGTCTGTTGCAGTAA
- a CDS encoding rod-binding protein encodes MMIDSTNALMAQAQASAQYGSQNNVSNHASQLTDGHVKTEAQARKAGQEFESMFLGQMLSHMFAGIETNETFGGGHGETMMRSLLVDEYAKEMTRAGGIGIANAVTREILKVQEG; translated from the coding sequence ATGATGATCGACAGCACCAATGCATTGATGGCGCAGGCGCAGGCATCTGCCCAGTACGGCAGTCAGAACAATGTCTCGAACCATGCAAGCCAGTTGACAGACGGACATGTCAAAACCGAGGCCCAGGCGCGTAAAGCAGGCCAGGAATTTGAATCAATGTTTCTAGGCCAGATGCTGAGCCACATGTTTGCAGGTATCGAAACCAACGAAACCTTTGGCGGCGGTCATGGCGAAACCATGATGCGGTCCCTGCTTGTTGATGAATATGCCAAAGAAATGACCCGCGCAGGTGGCATCGGAATTGCAAATGCCGTTACACGCGAAATCCTCAAGGTGCAGGAAGGATAA
- a CDS encoding flagellin, producing MALNVISNYAANVAHRNLVDSDNSATNSLAKLSSGKRVMNARDDAASMAIGSRLNAEVAALKVATTNATQAGALLQVMDGAVTTIDSILVRMKQLAVQAASENLGAAERGFINGEATQLVAEIERIAQDTEFNGVKVLNGSVASLGFKVGTGAVAAEDDLTFTLVNVVSGAAGLNIAALDLTTKANADTGIGLVDTAINSLQTARASIGVNQNRLEFAAQNLRTITENSENARSVLVDLDVAAEMAAFSSKQVLMQSGIAMLGQANQMPQNLLRLLQG from the coding sequence ATGGCTCTTAACGTAATCTCGAACTACGCAGCCAATGTTGCGCACCGCAACTTGGTCGACTCAGATAACTCGGCAACAAATTCCCTAGCAAAGCTGTCTTCGGGCAAGCGTGTTATGAATGCAAGGGACGACGCAGCATCCATGGCCATCGGTTCGCGCCTGAATGCAGAAGTTGCAGCTTTGAAAGTTGCAACCACCAACGCCACTCAGGCGGGCGCACTCCTGCAAGTCATGGATGGTGCTGTCACAACGATTGACTCGATTCTTGTACGTATGAAACAACTTGCAGTGCAGGCCGCATCTGAAAACTTGGGCGCGGCAGAACGCGGTTTCATCAATGGTGAAGCAACACAGCTTGTCGCCGAAATCGAACGTATCGCACAAGATACTGAATTTAATGGCGTGAAGGTCCTTAACGGTTCTGTGGCATCGCTGGGCTTCAAAGTTGGTACCGGCGCCGTTGCGGCAGAAGACGACCTGACCTTTACGCTTGTAAACGTGGTTTCCGGTGCTGCTGGCCTTAACATTGCAGCTCTTGACCTTACCACCAAAGCAAACGCCGACACAGGTATTGGTCTGGTTGATACAGCGATCAACTCCTTGCAGACCGCGCGTGCGTCAATTGGCGTCAACCAGAACCGCCTCGAATTTGCCGCACAAAACCTCCGGACGATCACTGAAAATAGCGAAAACGCCCGATCTGTCCTGGTCGACCTGGACGTTGCCGCTGAAATGGCTGCTTTCTCGTCGAAACAGGTCCTGATGCAGTCCGGTATCGCAATGCTTGGTCAGGCGAATCAGATGCCTCAGAACCTTCTGCGCCTGCTGCAAGGTTAA
- a CDS encoding flagellin — MGLGVISNYAANVAHRNLVASDASATNSLAKLSSGKRVMNARDDAASMAIGARLNAEVGALKVATTNASQAGALLQVMDGGMNTINDILVRMKQLAVQAGSDNLGATERGYIDNEATALANEIERIADDTEFNGVKVLNSATALNFKIGSGATAAEDDLTFTTSDVTATTLGIDATTIDLTTKADADTASGLIDTAINTLQTARAGVGVNQNRLEFAAQNLRTISENSENARSVLIDLDVASEMASFSSKQVLMQSGIAMLGQANQMPQNLLRLLQ; from the coding sequence ATGGGTCTTGGTGTTATTTCCAACTATGCCGCAAACGTCGCTCACCGCAACCTTGTTGCATCTGACGCTTCGGCAACGAACTCCCTTGCAAAACTGTCGTCTGGTAAACGCGTGATGAATGCACGTGACGATGCTGCCTCTATGGCCATCGGCGCACGCTTGAACGCAGAAGTCGGCGCACTGAAAGTTGCCACCACCAACGCCAGCCAGGCAGGCGCGCTCCTGCAAGTGATGGATGGCGGTATGAACACCATCAACGACATTCTCGTTCGCATGAAACAGCTTGCGGTTCAGGCGGGTTCGGACAACCTGGGTGCCACTGAGCGCGGTTATATCGACAACGAAGCAACAGCGCTTGCAAACGAGATTGAACGTATTGCTGATGACACCGAATTCAACGGTGTGAAAGTTTTGAACTCGGCAACCGCTCTCAACTTCAAAATTGGTAGCGGTGCAACTGCAGCTGAAGATGACCTGACCTTCACAACCTCTGATGTGACTGCAACGACTCTTGGTATTGATGCAACGACGATTGACCTGACGACGAAGGCAGATGCCGACACCGCCAGCGGCCTGATCGACACCGCAATCAACACTCTGCAAACTGCACGTGCAGGCGTTGGTGTGAACCAGAACCGCTTGGAGTTCGCAGCACAGAACCTGCGCACTATTTCTGAAAACAGCGAGAACGCCCGGTCAGTCCTGATCGATCTTGATGTTGCTTCTGAAATGGCTTCTTTCTCGTCGAAACAGGTCCTGATGCAGTCGGGTATCGCGATGCTGGGTCAGGCGAACCAGA